The genomic stretch CCGGAACGGCTGCTCCAGCAGGCGCAGGAAAACGCTACGGCCATGCTAATGCGGGGCTTCACCAGCGCCCGCGATATGGCCGGGCCGGTCTTTTTTCTGAAGCAGGCCATTGATCGAGGAGCGGTAGTAGGGCCGCGGATTTGGCCTTCGGGGGCGATGATCTCTCAAACCAGTGGCCACGGCGACTTTCGCGAGCTGAGTGATCTGCCTCGCACCCCCACTTCCGAGCTGAGCTTAGCGGAGCAGTTTGGGGTGGGGGCGATCGCCGACGGGGTAGACGAAGTACTACGCCGTGTCCGGGAACAGCTGATGCAGGGGGCCAGCCAGATCAAACTGGCGGCGGGCGGTGGAGTGGCCTCAGACTTCGACCCCATTGATGTGGCCCAGTACACCGAAGCAGAACTCAGAGCCGCGGTGGAGGCCGCTGAGGACTGGAACACCTACGTAGCAGTTCATGCCTACACCCCTCGCGCCATTCAAAAGGCAATTCGGGCTGGGGTAAAAAGTATTGAGCACGGTCAGCTGATCGACGAAGAGACGGCCCGGATGATTGCTGAAAACGACGTGTGGCTCAGTATGCAGCCGTTTCTGGACGACGAAGATCGCAACCCCTATCCAGAGGGATCTGCGAACCGGGCCAATCAGTTGATTGTCTCTGAAGGCACTGACAATGCCTACACTCTGGCCAAGCGGTACAACATCAAGACCGCCTGGGGTACCGATAACCTCTACAGTCCTGCGGGGGCTGCCCGGCAGGGGGCAAAACTGGCTAAGCTAGTGCGCTGGTACAGCCCGGCGGAGGTGCTGCGAATGGCGACCAGTACGAACGCCAGCCTGCTGGCGCTGTCGGGGCCGCGCAACCCCTACCCCGGCAAACTGGGTGTAGTAGAAGAGGGTGCCCTGGCGGATTTGCTGCTGGTAAATGGTAATCCGCTGGAAAATATTCGATTAATTGAGAATCCAGAAACTAACTTTTTGGTGATCATGAAGGACGGGGTGATCTATAAAAATCGCCTTAGTGATAGCTGAATATTGATGGGTACGCGGTTGACTTTGTTGAGTAGAAAAAATGCTTTCAAGCTGTTGTTTACTGCAAAAGTCTCTGTTTAGCAGCGGTGTTCTGGCGATCGCCTTTTTCGCCACCCCTGCCCAGGCTGATTCCCCCACTTGTTTGCTAACCAAAATTCTAGAGCTTGAGGCATTTGACACTGAGCTAGTGGCAGAATCGGGTGACGGCTTAGGCCCTGCGGTAGACCTAGCTGAAATCTTTGCTGAAACCCTGCCTGTTGTAGACGGGGCTACCCTCCCCACCCCCGCTGAACTTTCCTTCGCTGCGCCGCTAAGCCAAAGCGACTGGTCAGAGTCTACGGCTCAGGATCTGATGCCTGGGAACCCTGAACTGGCTGCTCTTTCTAAGGTTGAAATTGTCTCCGGTGGGCCTCAAGAGACCTTGGCCCAGGTGAGACCGGCTAGCGACGGTGCCGGGTGGGAGTTTGTGATTGAACCCTACATTTTTGTGCCGTTTGATGTGCGCACCGACATCAGTGTAGGCGGCATAACAGAATCAGTTTCGGTGGGCCTAGGCGATTTGTTCAGTTTAGACAGAATTTTTGCTGGCGCGCTGCGGTTAGAAGCGCGCCAGCCCCGGTACGGATTCTTTGCTGATTTGTCCCACGTCTATGTACGGGAAGGGAGAGGAATAACAGGTTTTCCGCTGCCGCCTGCGCTGGCTAGTTTGGCAACCCAGCAGACGGGGGTTGCGGTGCCACCGGGTATCCCTGTAGACGCCGCTGTAAGAGCAACGGGGCGGACGACCACCTTTGACCTGGGCGGCTACTACCGGGTGGTGGATCAGTACCTGGGGCGGACTGAAGCCAATCAGCCCACCTATCCTCGGCTGTTGGTGGATCCCTATTTGGGTTTGCGCGTGGCCCGGCTCAGCGGCGATCTCGACTTTAGCTTTAATGTGGGTGGGCTACCGCTGAACAATGTGCCGCTGAGCCAGTCAGCTACCCTGGTAAAACCGCTGCTGGGCGGTCAACTGAGCCTGGAACTGTCCGATCGCTGGGCCGTGGGTCTGCGGGGCAGTATTGCAGGGTTAGGCATTGGCGCTGATGAAAATTTTGCTTGGAGTCTGCTGGCGGGGGCCCGCTATCAGATTTCTCCGCGAACCGCTTTGCAGTTGGCCTATCAGATTAAGGAGTCAAGGTACAGCGCTGGCCAAGGTGTCAGCCGTTTTGCTGTAAACCAGGCTCAGCAGGGAATATGGCTGGGGGTAGATTTTGGCCTATAGCGTCAGCGGGCTGATGCGGACGTTTCCCAGGTACTGCGCAGGGCAGCCCCTGGCTTGGTTTGAAGAGGCGCAGCGGTGGTCGTCTTCCCTAGCGGCCCTGCTCCAAAGGCTGGCAGCCTGAATGGGCGATGGGGGCGATACAGTAGACAAAGGCCGATCGCCGTAGAGGAGGTTATGGGGGACAGGGTATTTGTAATTGATCTGCTGGATGCTCGGGCGACTCAGGTTCTAGGCGATCGCCTGGGACAGCTTTGCCCGCCGGGCACGGTGCTGCTGCTGTCTGGAGAACTGGGCAGCGGCAAGACAACTTTGGTTCAGGGGGTGGGGGCGGGCCTGGGAATTGCGGAGCCGATCAGTAGCCCGACTTTTACTCTGATCAACGAGTATTTGGAGGGCCGAATTCCGCTTTACCACGTCGATCTGTATCGACTAGATCCCGCCCAGGTGGAGTCTTTGGAGCTAGAGAGCTATTGGGATGCCGCCGAGGTAGAGCCTGGGCTGCTCGCCATCGAATGGTCAGAACGGATGGTGGAGCCTCCCCCTTCAGCGATGCGGCTGCGGCTGGAAAATAGGCCCGGCGGCGGGCGGCGGGCTACGCTGACGGCAGACCGAGAAGAGCAGATTGCGTTGTTAAAGCAGGTAACTGGCGATGGCCTACTGGCTAATGAAGTCTGAGCCCGATGTGTACAGCATTGACGATCTAAAGCGCGATCGCACGGAGCTTTGGGATGGCGTTCGCAACTACCAAGCCCGTAACTTTCTCACCGGTATGGCGGTCGGAGACAAGGCTTTTTTCTACCATTCCAATACCAAGCCACCGGGAATTGTGGGCCTGATGGAAGTTGTAGAGACGGGGGTGGTTGATCCGACCCAATTTGACTCAGCCAGCAAATATTATGATTCCAAGTCCTCTAGGGACGATCCTCGCTGGTATACAGTGGTAGTGGGTTACTTGGAAACCTTTGAGAACGGCATCAGCCTGGATCAGCTGCGGGAGGCCTTTTCCCCCGATGATTTGTGGGTGGTGCGGCGGGGAAATCGACTATCTGTGATGCCGGTAGACGATGCGATCGCCGAGAAGATTTTGCATTTGGCCCAGCGACAGACGGGGAGATAAAACGCGACAGTAAAATCTTGGCAGAAATTCCCCCAGGAAAATTTTGAGCTTTGGATTAAAGCTCTACAGCAAAACTTAAAACTTAAAATCTAAGCACTAAAAACTTTTCTCCTCATCCCATGCACCTTCCTGAAGAGCCAGAATCTCCTGTCCAAATCAATATCGTGCCGATGATTGATGTGGTCTTTGCGGTGCTGGCGTTCTTTATTCTTTCCAGCCTGTTTTTGACCCGCAATCAGGGATTGCCGGTGGCGCTGCCAGGGGCAGAGACGGCGGAAACCCAGGATCAAAGCCAGGTGGTGGTGACCCTGAATGCCGAGGGTGAAGTTTTTGTGGGCAATAGAGCGGTGGCTGATGAGCAGCTTTTAGAGGCAATTCAAACCTTGGGCACGCTAAGTGATGGCGGTCTGGTGGTGATTCGGGCTGACCAGGCGGTGAACCACGGGCGAGTGGTCGCGGTAATGGATCAGCTGCGGACGCTGCCGGGGGTGCAGTTGGCGATCGCCACCGAAGGCGGGCAGCCCTGATGGTTTCGCCGAACAAGCCAGCCGCCAGTCCTGCCTGGCAGAAGTGGAACTGCCGCTGGCGGGGTATTACACAAAATCAGCTGCTAGGTACCCGGCACCTGAACCCCTGAAATGATGGGCTGATCCATGCCATCCAGGTACTAGCTTTGCCCTGTATTGCAGAACGTCTAGATTCAATAATTTGTGGGGATGGTGGGCCACAGAGCTAGAGCCATGGCCGAAGCTATAGAAGCAGAATTGGGCTTTGGTTTATGGTGCTACAACTGATGGCTTTACCTGCGGGGCTGGTATCGGTGGTACAGACTGTCCTGGTGCCGCTCTGCTTTATTGTAGCCTGGAGCCTGATCGGCCTGATCGGCTGGAGCTTAACGACAGCGGTGCGGGATGGGGTAGATCGAGCCGCCGTGATGCACAAAATTCCCTGTGCCGAATGCCGCTACTTCACCAATGATCACCGCCTAAAATGCCCTATTCATCCCCGCATTGCCCTGTCTGAAGCAGCCATCGACTGCGCTGACTTTGAGCGTGCTGACCTAACGTAAACTGTGCGGGGGGATAAAAAAACCAGCCCTGCCAGAGAGTACCTGGGGCTAGGGCTGGCTAGGGTGAATAGATATGGCTACCCTGTAGTATGCCCCGGCGGGTAAATCTCGCCCGGCGATTGGATAAATCGAGGCCGATCTTTAGTTTTTCTTCAGAATTTGCCCGATGCTAGCTGCCCTGCACTATCGGCACAATGCGAGTCACGGCTTCTTTAACGAACGCTTTCATCAGGGCATCGCGCTGGTTGAGACGATACTGCTGCTCGACCACAGCACCCATGCCGCTATCCCCCCAGCTCTGGTTTTGGCGAAAGTATTCCACAAAGCTTTTGCCGGCAATGCGGGTCAGGTAGGCACCGCTGGCTCCTTTGAGGGCGCGTCCGGCGACGACTGTGGCCAGGTTGGTTTGTAACCCCAGGGCCAGCAGATCTAGGGTACCTTTGACGAAGCCTAAACCAGTGAGGGTTTTGGCTACCGACAGAGCTAGGGCTTTACCTTCCTCTAAACTGACCTCGCAGCCGTAGACCTGGCTGAGTTCAACAACCATTTGGGCATTGATGGCGGCGGTGGCTAAAAAGTCGAGGCCGGGGAGGGGAGTCATGGCGATCGCCCCTGCTCCCAGCCACTGGTAGCGATCGATAATGGCCTCGGCCTGGGTCTGACGCTGGTCGTCAATCAGCTGCCGGGCCGCGTCGCCAATCTGCTGGGTTTGCAGCAGCAGGTTGTCTGCCATGAGCGTTTCGCCCTCCTGGCGGAGCAGGTCGGCTAGACGAGTTTGCAGGGGGAGTAAATTTGGCTGCATTTGCAGCCAACCGCCCCCTACCCGGGGCAGCGGTTGGGGTAAGGCCGCTACGGCAACGACATCGTCAGCGCTCAGGGGCGGAACGAGACGCGATCGCAGGTGGTCTAGCAGGGCATCTAAGTCGGCTTCAACGTAGCGATCGGCCTTATTGAGCACCACCAGCACCCGTTTGCCCATCTCCATCAAGGTGCTCAAAACGGTGAACTCTGCCTGACGCAGGTCGTCATCGACGACAAACAAAATCAGATCGGCGGCGGTGGCGATCTGGCGGGCAGTCGCCTCGCGCTCGGTGCCAGCGACGCCAGCCTCGGCGATGCCAGGGGTATCGATCATTTGCAGCACTTTAGGGCTGTTGGGAAAAGCCCAGGGATAGCTCTGGGGCTCCTGGGTGGTACCCATGGCTGCGCCGACCGCACCGAGGGGTTCCCCCAACAGTCCGTTGATCAGAGCGGTTTTGCCCGCTGACCCGACTCCAAATACGGCAATGGTAAGGGGGCGAGCGGTTGAAGCCGCCTGTAGATCTAGCGCTTTTTGCTGGAGAGCTTGGCGAGCTACATGGTCTTGGATCTGCTCGACCTGGCGCTGTATCGCAAGCAAATTGACCGCGGCGGCATCCTCGGAGCGGCGGGGAGCCTGCACCTGGCGACGGCGGCGGCGAGGCCTCAGGAAAGGCCAGAGCCGGTAGATACCAAAGCCTGCGGCTCCCAGGCCGACAGCAGCCACAATGCCCACCGTGACCTGGGCCAGCAGGGGCGATACCAGCGCCAGAAGGTTGTAGAGACGCAGCAGGGCATCGGCCAGCAGTAGCAGTGCCCCCAGGCCTACTAAAATTCCCAGCGGGAGAAAGACCCATTGCCACCGCACCATAGCGACCCTATCTAATCAACGGCAGTGGATGAAGGATAGCGTAAAAACCCAAACCCCATAAACCGCTGCTAAAGCGCTACTGGCTGAATAGGCGCAGGAGAAGACGTCTGGGGCCACATTGCGTCTGCCAGCCCCTCATCTGCACCTGCGCCCTTTGCCGTTGCTGGGGGCATTTGGGCCAAGACAACCTGCCCTGGGCAATCAGTTCAACCCGCTGGGCCGCTGGCGGTGAACTTTAGAACATTGTCCGGCTAGCGCGGTCTAGAGCGGATTATGGGAGAAGCGGTTGCTGCGGTTGGGGCGATCGTCGCCACTACTTTCGGTGCGGGGGCGGGCTTTATTGACGCGCAGTTCGCGGCCCAGCCACTCGGCCCCATCTAGCTCGGAGATGGCCTGGTCTTCTTTAGCTTCGTCGGCCATATCGACAAAGGCAAAGCCCCGCTTGCGACCGGTCTCGCGGTCAATGGGTAGGCTAATGCGGGTGACCTCACCGTACTCAGCAAAAACGCTTTTAATATCGTCCTCAGAAGCCTGAAAGGACAAGTTCCCAATATAAATAGTCACGAGTCTCTCCGAACCAAAACACCAAGGTGTGAAGTATTGAACCGATGGATTGGGGAGCTCAACGCTCTATTCCCGACCCTTCGGGCACAATATTTGCTGCCATGATAGCCGATCGGCCCAGCCATAGCAGTAGCCCACCTCACACCTAGACATTTTCTCTCGCCTCGGCCCCAGCAGCGGCCCTGGGAATGAGGCCGCTGCATGCTAGCCCAGTTGCTGGTCGTTGGGGATAAGGCCGTGGCGCATGAAATCAGCGGTTTCTAGACAAAAATTCTTGGTTCCTCGCACCACCTGCAGGGCTGAAGACACCCCAGGAATGCGGTCTAGTCTGCCGGGGTTGAGGTTGCTGACGCTGCTCAGGGGCCACCCCAGGTTGGGGGCAGCGGCTAGGGTCACCAGGGTGGGGTGGCGGTAGCGAATTTCGTTCATATATCCGTCAAAATACATGGGGCCATAGTCGGGGTGGTCACTGGGGCGATCGAAGGATGCCTCTATAAATTCGACAAGTTTGGGAATGACCTGCCCCTGGCATGTCCAGAAGTGGGTCTCGCGGATATTTTGCCGCACTTTAACTCGAGAGAAAAAGCGATCGGGGGTAGGGCTGAGGGATATTTTTTTGCCCTTGGCCTGATCGTTAGAGTAGGGTTGGCAGCCGAAGTAGGCAAAGTCCCAGGGGCGACTGGCTAACTCCTCTAGAATGGCTGTTTCTTGATTGATCAGCCGCTGGCTGAGTACGCAGTCCTCCTGAAATAACAGAAGGCGTTCAACGTTATCTTCAGCGGCCTGGCGCAGCAGCTCATAGTTGCTCATCACGCAGCCTCTGACGCTGGCTTTGGGAAACTGAGCGGCGTCGTTGAACTTTAAACCCTGAAACCACTGCACCTGATCTGCTATACCCAGCCGTTTTACCTGGCGCTGCATACTTCTATAGCGTCTTTTGCGTTCCGGTAGGTAAACGATCGCAATGCGATCAAAATAATCGGTAAATTTCATAGACTTATCCCAATGAGACAACACGAATGAACAGTAATAGCGTCTTTGAAGCAGCTACAAAGAGCAGAACGATCTAGGCAGTGTGCTCATCTTTTGAAACCATGAACGCGTGCTGTCAAGGCAACAGTCAGCGTAGCTTGTCGCATACTAGCGCTCGCAAAGAGAGAGAAATAACTGTCTTTAGGTATAGACGCTGGGTTCCACCAAACAACCGCATCTGCTGAGGAAGTTGTCGGGTAAAACAATCATTTTTTTAACCGCAACTTTTCGCCAAAAATTTGGCTTATACCAAACCGGCTCACAAAACCCCGATGTAAAGCAAAGGTGCTGTAGGGCATTGCACTGCAATGCCCCTAACATAAATTGGCTGAAGGGTAATCAGTGCCACACAGAGTATGGCGCTGGCGAAGAACTTGGCAAGCTCAGGCGCTCAGGATGGCGACAGCCAGTCCTCAACGGCACCAGTAAAGCGACCTGCCATGAGGCTTGAGTTGCGGAGGCTAGGAAAGGTGGACAAGTGATATCAAATTCGTTTGAATACTCCCAGGCCGGGATTGGATATCTTTTTCTAGGCCCCAAGCCTGCTGCCTGGGTAACGTTTGAACGTTCAAACGTTGATCGTCCCCGGGACTGAGCATCAATTACGAGCCTTTAATCTGAGCCTAGGATGGCCCCAAAACCCACTGCACCAGGGTGCGTACCCCAAAACCTGTGCCACCCGGGTTGTTGTAGCCGCTCTCCTTCTCCGTCCACACGGGGCCAGCGACGTCGAGGTGCACCCAGGGGGTGGTGGTGACAAACTGCTTGAGGAAAAGGGCGGCGGTAATCGAGCCGCCGGGGCGAGGGCCGGTGTTCTTCATGTCGGCGACGATCGACTTGAGCCCGTCAAAGTATTTCTCTTCCATGGGCAGACGCCAGAACTTTTCGCCAGCGGCCTTGGCGGCGGTGGCGATCGCCCCCGCCAGCTCTTCGTTTTCGCTAAACAGCCCGGCGATATCATCGCCCAGGGCGATAATGCAGGCTCCGGTGAGGGTGGCCAGATCGACGATCGCATCGACCCCCAGCTTTTCGGCAAACACCAGGGCA from Nodosilinea sp. PGN35 encodes the following:
- the tsaE gene encoding tRNA (adenosine(37)-N6)-threonylcarbamoyltransferase complex ATPase subunit type 1 TsaE is translated as MGDRVFVIDLLDARATQVLGDRLGQLCPPGTVLLLSGELGSGKTTLVQGVGAGLGIAEPISSPTFTLINEYLEGRIPLYHVDLYRLDPAQVESLELESYWDAAEVEPGLLAIEWSERMVEPPPSAMRLRLENRPGGGRRATLTADREEQIALLKQVTGDGLLANEV
- a CDS encoding biopolymer transporter ExbD: MHLPEEPESPVQINIVPMIDVVFAVLAFFILSSLFLTRNQGLPVALPGAETAETQDQSQVVVTLNAEGEVFVGNRAVADEQLLEAIQTLGTLSDGGLVVIRADQAVNHGRVVAVMDQLRTLPGVQLAIATEGGQP
- a CDS encoding amidohydrolase family protein; amino-acid sequence: MQTRSRYVLALVALLLGLFGLMTQMSFAQSPSSDHKSQLTAVLFENVRVFDGVSANLTAPSNVLVVGNTIRAIGTRSLLVPVDIGVTRIGGEGRVLMPGLIDAHTHLFMETSTEDDLVAATAAPERLLQQAQENATAMLMRGFTSARDMAGPVFFLKQAIDRGAVVGPRIWPSGAMISQTSGHGDFRELSDLPRTPTSELSLAEQFGVGAIADGVDEVLRRVREQLMQGASQIKLAAGGGVASDFDPIDVAQYTEAELRAAVEAAEDWNTYVAVHAYTPRAIQKAIRAGVKSIEHGQLIDEETARMIAENDVWLSMQPFLDDEDRNPYPEGSANRANQLIVSEGTDNAYTLAKRYNIKTAWGTDNLYSPAGAARQGAKLAKLVRWYSPAEVLRMATSTNASLLALSGPRNPYPGKLGVVEEGALADLLLVNGNPLENIRLIENPETNFLVIMKDGVIYKNRLSDS
- a CDS encoding YcjF family protein, which translates into the protein MVRWQWVFLPLGILVGLGALLLLADALLRLYNLLALVSPLLAQVTVGIVAAVGLGAAGFGIYRLWPFLRPRRRRRQVQAPRRSEDAAAVNLLAIQRQVEQIQDHVARQALQQKALDLQAASTARPLTIAVFGVGSAGKTALINGLLGEPLGAVGAAMGTTQEPQSYPWAFPNSPKVLQMIDTPGIAEAGVAGTEREATARQIATAADLILFVVDDDLRQAEFTVLSTLMEMGKRVLVVLNKADRYVEADLDALLDHLRSRLVPPLSADDVVAVAALPQPLPRVGGGWLQMQPNLLPLQTRLADLLRQEGETLMADNLLLQTQQIGDAARQLIDDQRQTQAEAIIDRYQWLGAGAIAMTPLPGLDFLATAAINAQMVVELSQVYGCEVSLEEGKALALSVAKTLTGLGFVKGTLDLLALGLQTNLATVVAGRALKGASGAYLTRIAGKSFVEYFRQNQSWGDSGMGAVVEQQYRLNQRDALMKAFVKEAVTRIVPIVQGS
- a CDS encoding EVE domain-containing protein; the encoded protein is MAYWLMKSEPDVYSIDDLKRDRTELWDGVRNYQARNFLTGMAVGDKAFFYHSNTKPPGIVGLMEVVETGVVDPTQFDSASKYYDSKSSRDDPRWYTVVVGYLETFENGISLDQLREAFSPDDLWVVRRGNRLSVMPVDDAIAEKILHLAQRQTGR
- a CDS encoding RNA-binding protein; this encodes MTIYIGNLSFQASEDDIKSVFAEYGEVTRISLPIDRETGRKRGFAFVDMADEAKEDQAISELDGAEWLGRELRVNKARPRTESSGDDRPNRSNRFSHNPL